A stretch of Aeromicrobium tamlense DNA encodes these proteins:
- a CDS encoding VOC family protein encodes MHLDHLSFAVGPAGLIATTTELSEKFGAVFQAGGIHPRFGTNNMILPLRNHQYLEVVEALEHPASDKAPFGQAVRARSELGGGWLGWCVSVEDITPVEHRIGRHAVPGNRHRPDGLNLTWKQIGVHGMRADPQLPFVISWDIPEDEHPSQMAESEVTLTALEIAGSPERLADWLGEPAVGALEQIEVRWVAPNGAPGILAAEFDTPNGIVRV; translated from the coding sequence ATGCACCTCGATCATCTGTCGTTCGCCGTCGGACCCGCGGGCCTCATCGCGACCACGACCGAGCTGAGCGAGAAGTTCGGCGCCGTGTTCCAGGCGGGTGGCATCCACCCCCGCTTCGGCACCAACAACATGATCCTGCCGCTGAGGAACCACCAGTACCTAGAGGTCGTCGAGGCGCTCGAGCACCCCGCGTCGGACAAGGCTCCGTTCGGCCAGGCCGTGCGCGCCCGCTCCGAGCTCGGCGGCGGCTGGCTCGGCTGGTGCGTCTCGGTCGAGGACATCACCCCGGTGGAGCACCGCATCGGCCGTCACGCCGTGCCGGGCAACCGTCACCGTCCCGACGGCCTCAACCTCACGTGGAAGCAGATCGGCGTCCACGGCATGCGCGCCGATCCGCAGCTGCCGTTCGTCATCTCGTGGGACATCCCCGAGGACGAGCACCCCTCGCAGATGGCGGAGTCCGAGGTCACGCTGACGGCCCTGGAGATCGCCGGCAGCCCCGAGCGGCTGGCCGACTGGCTCGGCGAGCCCGCCGTCGGCGCGCTCGAGCAGATCGAGGTCCGCTGGGTCGCCCCGAACGGCGCGCCGGGCATCCTCGCCGCCGAGTTCGACACCCCGAACGGCATCGTCCGGGTCTGA
- a CDS encoding SGNH hydrolase domain-containing protein, whose amino-acid sequence MTGGRLTTAWCTIAAAAAALFVLGVYWPGRLPGADVAVEVLLVVAGALFAQVLLVERDRPLATVIGTGLRLLVPPLLVLVATGLAVQRWMDVRDWAPLLHDVRDAALALTNVRTVAADSPVATFWLVSLLVQSAVVVLVLRLVADRLASGLSLIVLVLSAASFVWWAFDPALHLGARFWPVGLGVLVALALSRAGDAALGGPMALIAWGTGLGVGAVAVLASGDLLLTVVGAMAGVLLAASGPAHGSPATWLGPRLSGWLAAIAWAGLCWAGPALRFAPEIAGREIGLRDRAELLLLVGLAAVVTVALVAGLRALVDHGGLWVTVAAAAVLAAFLVTVPGTDRVEAIESDVSRVEALMTADEPDCFGAMTMAALTDGESCANPDLDGVIRPDVSRAGRDFVAYLECWSDPGDANLNICDLAPGAKLAEDAPKILVLGDSHARVLFGAFRRLAEQGVVSVDAAAKASCGWSTLPVVDRKDTQRGPLCDEWRGKLADWLDEHATDYDVVVTTSYNGRMKGPKGRQVASHVEAWEPVTRAGVPIVALRDNPRMPDDTVDCLAALGSTDWSQCDVPLDDVVPEFDPFGPAAEQVDGAHFVDTEPLFCHDDVCPAVIGGVNVYRDYNHVSASYAATLAPVLYREIARTGVFEPPRSPAQPAAAMSH is encoded by the coding sequence GTGACCGGGGGACGACTCACCACCGCGTGGTGCACGATCGCGGCCGCCGCGGCGGCCCTCTTCGTGCTCGGCGTGTACTGGCCCGGACGCCTTCCCGGGGCCGACGTCGCGGTCGAGGTCCTCCTGGTCGTGGCCGGCGCGCTGTTCGCCCAGGTCCTGCTCGTCGAGCGCGACCGTCCCCTCGCCACGGTGATCGGCACCGGCCTGCGGCTCCTCGTGCCGCCCCTGCTCGTGCTCGTCGCCACCGGCCTGGCCGTGCAGCGCTGGATGGACGTCCGTGACTGGGCGCCACTCCTGCACGACGTCCGCGACGCCGCGCTCGCACTCACCAACGTGCGCACCGTCGCCGCCGACTCGCCCGTGGCCACCTTCTGGCTCGTCTCGCTGCTCGTGCAGTCCGCCGTCGTCGTGCTGGTCCTGCGCCTCGTCGCCGACCGGCTCGCCAGCGGGCTGAGCCTCATCGTCCTGGTCCTGTCCGCCGCCTCCTTCGTCTGGTGGGCGTTCGACCCGGCGCTGCACCTCGGCGCCCGGTTCTGGCCCGTGGGCCTCGGCGTCCTCGTGGCGCTCGCCCTGTCGCGGGCGGGCGACGCGGCGCTCGGGGGCCCGATGGCGCTCATCGCGTGGGGCACGGGGCTCGGCGTCGGAGCGGTCGCCGTGCTCGCGTCCGGAGACCTCCTGCTGACCGTGGTCGGCGCCATGGCCGGCGTCCTCCTGGCCGCGTCGGGACCCGCTCACGGTTCGCCCGCCACGTGGCTCGGCCCGCGGCTGTCCGGCTGGCTCGCCGCGATCGCCTGGGCCGGTCTCTGCTGGGCCGGCCCCGCCCTGCGATTCGCCCCCGAGATCGCCGGCCGTGAGATCGGATTGCGCGACCGGGCGGAGCTCCTCCTGCTCGTCGGCCTGGCCGCGGTCGTCACGGTGGCGCTCGTCGCGGGCCTGCGCGCACTCGTCGACCACGGTGGCCTGTGGGTCACGGTCGCCGCCGCCGCGGTGCTGGCGGCGTTCCTCGTCACGGTGCCCGGGACGGACCGGGTCGAGGCCATCGAGAGCGACGTCTCGCGGGTCGAGGCGCTCATGACCGCCGACGAGCCGGACTGCTTCGGCGCGATGACGATGGCGGCCCTGACCGACGGGGAGTCGTGCGCGAACCCTGACCTGGACGGCGTGATCCGGCCCGACGTCAGCCGCGCCGGTCGGGACTTCGTGGCCTACCTCGAGTGCTGGTCCGATCCGGGCGACGCCAACCTCAACATCTGCGACCTGGCCCCCGGCGCGAAGCTGGCCGAGGACGCCCCGAAGATCCTCGTGCTGGGCGACTCGCACGCCCGCGTGCTGTTCGGCGCCTTCCGACGTCTCGCGGAGCAGGGCGTCGTCTCGGTGGACGCCGCGGCGAAGGCCAGCTGTGGCTGGAGCACCCTGCCGGTCGTCGACCGCAAGGACACCCAGCGTGGTCCGCTGTGCGACGAGTGGCGCGGCAAGCTCGCCGACTGGCTGGACGAGCACGCGACCGATTACGACGTCGTCGTGACCACCTCGTACAACGGCCGCATGAAGGGCCCGAAGGGCCGCCAGGTGGCCAGCCACGTCGAGGCGTGGGAGCCCGTCACGCGCGCCGGCGTGCCGATCGTGGCGCTGCGCGACAACCCGCGGATGCCGGACGACACCGTCGACTGCCTCGCCGCCCTCGGCTCCACGGACTGGTCGCAGTGCGACGTCCCGCTCGACGACGTCGTGCCCGAGTTCGACCCGTTCGGCCCCGCGGCCGAGCAGGTCGACGGCGCCCACTTCGTCGACACCGAGCCGCTGTTCTGCCACGACGACGTGTGCCCCGCGGTGATCGGCGGGGTCAACGTCTACCGCGACTACAACCACGTCTCGGCGTCCTACGCGGCCACGCTCGCGCCCGTGCTCTACCGCGAGATCGCGCGCACCGGAGTGTTCGAGCCGCCGCGCTCGCCTGCGCAGCCCGCCGCAGCGATGTCACACTGA
- a CDS encoding Ppx/GppA phosphatase family protein, protein MRIGVLDIGSNTGHLLIVDAFRGGPPIPAHSFSEPLRLAENLDAGGHLTAEGTDRLVKYVTEAASQAEDKGAERVLAFATSAVRDAGNADEVIARVAEASGTQLQILPGEDEARLTFLAVRRWFGWSSGRLGVFDIGGGSLELAVGADEEPETATSLPLGAGRLTREWLDRGMDHDDLRREVRREIGAVAGPLLRGGPFDRAVATSKTFRSLARMCGAAPSGEGPYVRRTLKHRDLVSLGQELRVATDEQIAAMPGVSAMRAHQMRAGAVVAEATMELFGVDELQICPWALREGVLIEYLDHL, encoded by the coding sequence ATGCGCATCGGCGTCCTCGACATCGGTTCCAACACCGGGCACCTGCTCATCGTCGACGCGTTCCGTGGCGGACCGCCGATCCCGGCCCACTCGTTCAGCGAGCCACTGCGCCTCGCCGAGAACCTCGACGCCGGCGGCCATCTCACGGCAGAAGGCACCGACCGACTCGTGAAGTACGTGACCGAGGCCGCCTCGCAGGCCGAGGACAAGGGCGCCGAGCGCGTGCTGGCGTTCGCGACCTCCGCCGTGCGCGACGCGGGCAACGCCGACGAGGTGATCGCGCGGGTCGCCGAGGCCAGTGGGACGCAGCTGCAGATCCTGCCCGGCGAGGACGAGGCGCGGCTGACCTTCCTGGCGGTGCGCCGCTGGTTCGGCTGGTCGTCGGGCCGCCTCGGCGTGTTCGACATCGGCGGCGGCTCGCTCGAGCTGGCCGTCGGTGCCGACGAGGAGCCCGAGACCGCCACGTCGCTGCCGCTGGGCGCCGGCCGGCTCACCCGCGAGTGGCTCGACCGCGGGATGGACCACGACGACCTGCGCCGCGAGGTGCGCCGGGAGATCGGCGCCGTCGCCGGCCCGCTGCTGCGCGGCGGTCCCTTCGACCGCGCCGTGGCCACCAGCAAGACCTTCCGCTCGCTGGCGCGCATGTGCGGCGCCGCGCCGTCGGGGGAGGGGCCCTACGTCCGGCGCACGCTCAAGCACCGCGATCTCGTGAGCCTGGGCCAGGAGCTGCGGGTCGCCACCGATGAGCAGATCGCCGCGATGCCGGGCGTCTCGGCGATGCGCGCGCACCAGATGCGCGCGGGTGCCGTGGTCGCCGAGGCCACCATGGAGCTGTTCGGCGTCGACGAGCTCCAGATCTGCCCGTGGGCCCTGCGCGAGGGCGTGCTGATCGAGTACCTGGACCACCTGTGA
- a CDS encoding sugar phosphate isomerase/epimerase family protein translates to MSVSQPRVSLSTSSVYPDGTAAGFATAARLGYDGVEVMVGLDEVSADTTAIKALAQAHDIPVVSIHAPCLLVTQRVWGTDPWGKIHRSAEMALDVGADTVVVHPPFRWQREYARGFVEGIARLEDEYDVAFAVENMYPWRSGKREFQAYAPGWDPVPFEYENVTVDFSHSATSRIDSMQLIDDLGDRLRHIHLADGSGSIKDEHLIPGRGTQGCDRLLGHLADRGFTGHVVVEVNTRKADDRDADLLEALAYARLHLAPTPV, encoded by the coding sequence GTGAGTGTGAGCCAGCCGAGGGTCTCGCTGTCGACGTCGTCGGTCTATCCCGACGGCACGGCGGCGGGCTTCGCGACCGCGGCGCGCCTGGGCTACGACGGTGTCGAGGTCATGGTGGGCCTCGACGAGGTCAGTGCCGACACCACCGCGATCAAGGCGCTGGCCCAGGCGCACGACATCCCGGTCGTCTCGATCCACGCGCCGTGCCTGCTGGTGACGCAGCGCGTGTGGGGCACCGACCCGTGGGGCAAGATCCACCGCAGCGCCGAGATGGCGCTCGACGTGGGCGCCGACACCGTGGTGGTGCATCCGCCGTTCCGGTGGCAGCGCGAGTACGCGCGCGGCTTCGTCGAGGGCATCGCCCGGCTCGAGGACGAGTACGACGTGGCCTTCGCCGTGGAGAACATGTATCCGTGGCGCTCGGGCAAGCGTGAGTTCCAGGCCTACGCGCCCGGCTGGGACCCGGTGCCGTTCGAGTACGAGAACGTCACGGTGGACTTCTCGCACAGCGCCACCTCGCGGATCGACTCGATGCAGCTGATCGACGACCTCGGCGACCGGCTGCGGCACATCCACCTCGCCGACGGGTCGGGCTCGATCAAGGACGAGCACCTCATCCCGGGCCGCGGCACGCAGGGCTGCGACCGCCTGCTGGGCCACCTCGCCGACCGCGGCTTCACGGGCCACGTCGTGGTGGAGGTCAACACCCGCAAGGCGGACGACCGCGATGCGGACCTGCTGGAGGCACTGGCGTACGCACGCCTGCACCTCGCGCCGACGCCGGTCTGA
- a CDS encoding VOC family protein, protein MTVTPAMITCDTTDALALATWWAEQTGGTITEENDGWYVIVSVPDSPTLAFQKVEDPTPGKNRLHLDVLADDLDAEVARLREAGAGLVAERGDASFRWVTLTDPAGNEFCVAQRS, encoded by the coding sequence ATGACTGTCACACCCGCGATGATCACGTGCGACACGACCGACGCCCTGGCGTTGGCCACCTGGTGGGCCGAGCAGACCGGCGGCACCATCACCGAGGAGAACGACGGCTGGTACGTCATCGTCTCGGTCCCCGACAGCCCCACGCTGGCGTTCCAGAAGGTCGAGGACCCCACGCCGGGCAAGAACCGGCTGCACCTCGACGTGCTCGCGGACGACCTCGATGCCGAGGTCGCGCGGCTGCGCGAGGCCGGCGCGGGGCTCGTGGCCGAGCGCGGCGACGCGAGCTTCCGGTGGGTCACGCTGACCGATCCCGCCGGTAACGAGTTCTGCGTCGCGCAGCGGTCCTGA
- a CDS encoding bile acid:sodium symporter family protein codes for MRIDPFVVMILGLAGLGIVLPAQGEVLEVVNVLVQVGIVALFFLYGARLSTAEVVHGLTAWRVHVLIVAVTFVVFPLLGLALSPLAPSVISQQLLTALVFLCLVPSTVQSSVAFTSIAGGDRAIAVVAASTSSLLGVFLTPLLVALLLGGDVTVDAEAILRIVGLLLLPFLAGQVARRWLRPWLVRHDVGLRRFDRSTVLLVVYAGFSRGTNADVWDVLDWGDGAVVAGVCAGLLAVSSLVCWLAGRRFGRGAQVAIYFCGTNKSLAAGLPMASVLFSATTFPLMILPLMVYHQLQLVVGSIVATRLSGHGRSVQP; via the coding sequence GTGCGCATCGACCCCTTCGTCGTGATGATCCTCGGCCTGGCCGGCCTCGGGATCGTGCTGCCGGCGCAGGGCGAGGTGCTCGAGGTCGTCAACGTGCTCGTGCAGGTCGGCATCGTCGCGCTGTTCTTCCTCTACGGCGCGCGGCTGTCGACGGCCGAGGTCGTGCACGGGTTGACCGCGTGGCGGGTCCACGTCCTGATCGTCGCGGTCACGTTCGTCGTCTTCCCGCTGCTGGGCCTGGCGCTGTCGCCGCTGGCGCCCTCGGTGATCTCGCAGCAGCTGCTGACCGCGCTCGTGTTCCTGTGCCTGGTCCCCTCGACCGTCCAGTCGTCGGTGGCGTTCACGTCGATCGCCGGCGGCGACCGCGCGATCGCCGTCGTCGCGGCCTCGACCTCCAGCCTGCTCGGCGTGTTCCTCACGCCCCTGCTGGTGGCCCTGCTCCTCGGTGGCGACGTCACGGTGGACGCGGAGGCGATCCTGCGCATCGTCGGCCTGCTCCTGCTGCCGTTCCTCGCGGGCCAGGTGGCGCGGCGCTGGCTGCGACCGTGGCTCGTGCGGCACGACGTGGGACTGCGCCGCTTCGACCGGTCCACCGTGCTGCTGGTGGTCTACGCCGGCTTCAGCCGCGGCACGAACGCCGACGTGTGGGACGTCCTGGACTGGGGCGACGGCGCCGTCGTCGCCGGGGTCTGCGCGGGCCTGCTCGCCGTCTCGTCGCTCGTGTGCTGGCTGGCGGGGCGCCGGTTCGGCCGCGGGGCGCAGGTGGCGATCTACTTCTGCGGCACGAACAAGTCGCTCGCCGCGGGCCTGCCGATGGCCAGCGTGCTGTTCTCGGCCACCACGTTCCCGCTCATGATCCTGCCGCTGATGGTCTACCACCAGCTCCAGCTCGTGGTCGGCTCGATCGTCGCCACCAGACTGTCGGGGCACGGTCGTAGCGTGCAGCCATGA
- a CDS encoding LOG family protein, giving the protein MSETSIDAVCVFCGARDGARPEYLRAAEQIGTALARAGVDLVFGGGGIGIMGAASRAAREHGGRVVGVIPQSLLEREGGRTEDPDMHVVETMHERKALMHELSDAFVVLPGGLGTYEEFFEILTWRQLGFHDKPIVVVDTEGYYGPLREIVSHGAAEGFIGPRDEELFTIVQSVDEALAVLGIDA; this is encoded by the coding sequence ATGAGCGAGACCAGCATCGACGCCGTCTGCGTGTTCTGCGGCGCCCGCGACGGGGCCCGGCCCGAGTACCTCCGGGCCGCCGAGCAGATCGGCACCGCCCTGGCCCGCGCGGGCGTGGACCTGGTGTTCGGCGGCGGCGGCATCGGCATCATGGGCGCGGCCTCCCGCGCCGCCCGCGAGCACGGCGGCCGCGTCGTCGGGGTCATCCCGCAGTCGCTGCTGGAGCGCGAGGGCGGCCGTACCGAGGACCCGGACATGCACGTCGTGGAGACGATGCACGAGCGCAAGGCCCTCATGCACGAGCTCTCCGACGCGTTCGTCGTCCTGCCCGGCGGGCTCGGAACCTACGAGGAGTTCTTCGAGATCCTCACGTGGCGCCAGCTCGGCTTCCACGACAAGCCGATCGTCGTGGTCGACACCGAGGGCTACTACGGCCCGCTGCGCGAGATCGTGTCGCACGGCGCGGCCGAGGGCTTCATCGGTCCGCGCGACGAGGAGCTGTTCACGATCGTGCAGTCCGTGGACGAGGCCCTCGCGGTCCTCGGCATCGACGCCTGA
- the proC gene encoding pyrroline-5-carboxylate reductase, with the protein MRIAVIGGGVMGGTLAEAMARAGRDDIVVVERSAERRAELEARGHETSDDVAAVAGAEMILLVVKPQDVASVLPEISAVAGDGATVVSLAAGVRTATIEAALPEGVAVVRAMPNTPAVIGRGMFGVSPGSRVPVERLDAVVDLLRSGGEVVVVDESHQDAVTAVSGSGPAYLFHLAEHMIAAGIEGGLDPEAARALTVQTLVGASELLAGSDESPEELRRRVTSPNGTTHAAITTFDQHGVGEGIRAGVLAAIARSAELG; encoded by the coding sequence ATGAGGATCGCGGTCATCGGTGGCGGTGTCATGGGAGGCACGCTGGCCGAGGCGATGGCCCGCGCGGGCCGGGACGACATCGTCGTCGTGGAGCGCAGCGCCGAGCGTCGTGCCGAGCTGGAGGCCCGGGGCCACGAGACGTCGGACGACGTCGCCGCGGTCGCCGGGGCCGAGATGATCCTGCTGGTCGTGAAGCCGCAGGACGTGGCCTCGGTCCTGCCCGAGATCTCGGCGGTGGCCGGGGACGGCGCCACCGTGGTCTCGCTGGCCGCCGGAGTCCGCACCGCCACGATCGAGGCCGCGCTGCCCGAGGGCGTCGCCGTGGTCCGTGCGATGCCGAACACGCCCGCCGTCATCGGCCGCGGCATGTTCGGCGTCTCGCCCGGCAGCCGCGTCCCCGTCGAGAGGCTCGACGCGGTCGTCGACCTCCTCCGCTCCGGCGGCGAGGTCGTCGTGGTGGACGAGTCGCACCAGGACGCCGTCACGGCCGTCTCGGGCTCCGGCCCGGCCTACCTGTTCCACCTCGCCGAGCACATGATCGCCGCGGGCATCGAGGGCGGCCTCGACCCCGAGGCGGCGCGCGCGCTGACCGTGCAGACCCTCGTCGGGGCCTCCGAGCTGCTGGCCGGCTCGGACGAGTCGCCCGAGGAGCTGCGCCGCCGCGTCACCTCCCCGAACGGCACCACCCACGCGGCGATCACCACGTTCGACCAGCACGGCGTCGGCGAGGGGATCCGCGCTGGCGTTCTGGCCGCGATCGCCCGCTCCGCGGAACTAGGCTGA
- a CDS encoding acetoin utilization protein AcuC: protein MDDRAAVVFDEHLTDYDFGPSHPMAPVRVKLTMALAEELGVLEDLDVVGARPATESELLSVHTPDYVERVVNLSKHPTHSDPAHGLGTEDNPVFRGMHDASALIAGASLEAARLVWTGERKRAINVSGGLHHAMPGRASGFCVYNDVAMGIQWMLDHGAKKIVYIDVDAHHGDGVQAIFYHDPRVLTISLHESPQTLFPGTGYSTEVGAEGAEGSAVNVPLPPGTSDAGWLRAFHAVVPPIVREFAPEVIVSQHGCDSHMDDPLTNLMLSIDGQRASYLAVRDLAEELTGGRWLATGGGGYAVVDVVPRAWGHLLSIVSGNPLPPETETPEAWRRAVEQLRGQPAPTRMTDGRRALYRRWEDGYDPASWLDRSIQATRTESFPLNGLDPSY from the coding sequence ATGGACGATCGCGCCGCGGTGGTGTTCGACGAGCACCTCACCGACTACGACTTCGGGCCGTCGCACCCGATGGCGCCCGTCCGCGTGAAGCTGACGATGGCGCTCGCCGAGGAGCTGGGCGTCCTGGAGGACCTCGACGTCGTCGGCGCCCGTCCCGCCACCGAGAGCGAGCTGCTGAGCGTCCACACGCCCGACTACGTCGAGCGCGTCGTCAACCTGAGCAAGCACCCCACGCACTCCGACCCCGCACACGGTCTCGGCACCGAGGACAACCCCGTGTTCCGCGGGATGCACGACGCCAGCGCGCTCATCGCCGGGGCCAGCCTCGAGGCCGCGCGCCTGGTCTGGACCGGTGAGCGCAAGCGGGCGATCAACGTCAGCGGCGGCCTGCACCATGCGATGCCCGGACGGGCGAGCGGCTTCTGCGTCTACAACGACGTGGCGATGGGCATCCAGTGGATGCTCGACCACGGTGCGAAGAAGATCGTCTACATCGACGTCGACGCCCATCACGGCGACGGCGTGCAGGCGATCTTCTACCACGACCCGCGGGTCCTGACGATCTCCCTGCACGAGTCCCCGCAGACCCTCTTCCCTGGCACGGGCTACTCCACCGAGGTGGGCGCCGAGGGCGCCGAGGGCTCGGCGGTCAACGTCCCGCTGCCGCCCGGCACGTCCGACGCGGGCTGGCTGCGCGCGTTCCACGCGGTGGTGCCGCCGATCGTGCGCGAGTTCGCGCCGGAGGTCATCGTCAGCCAGCACGGCTGCGACTCCCACATGGACGACCCGCTGACCAACCTCATGCTGAGCATCGACGGCCAGCGCGCCTCGTACCTCGCCGTCCGCGACCTCGCCGAGGAGCTCACCGGCGGGCGCTGGCTGGCCACCGGTGGCGGCGGCTACGCCGTGGTCGACGTCGTGCCGCGCGCCTGGGGACACCTGCTGTCGATCGTCAGCGGCAACCCGCTGCCGCCCGAGACCGAGACGCCCGAGGCCTGGCGCCGGGCCGTGGAGCAGCTGCGCGGCCAGCCCGCCCCGACGCGGATGACCGATGGTCGCCGGGCCCTCTACCGCCGCTGGGAGGACGGCTACGACCCCGCGTCGTGGCTCGACCGGTCGATCCAGGCGACGCGCACCGAGAGTTTTCCGCTGAACGGCCTCGACCCGTCGTACTGA
- a CDS encoding helix-turn-helix domain-containing protein yields MTEGTRFMTVAEVADQIRVSKMTVYRLVHSGELEAVRVGRSFRVPEHAVEELLQKSFYQAG; encoded by the coding sequence ATGACTGAGGGAACCCGCTTCATGACCGTCGCCGAGGTCGCGGACCAGATCCGTGTCTCGAAGATGACGGTGTACCGACTCGTGCACTCGGGTGAGCTCGAGGCCGTGCGTGTCGGTCGCTCCTTCCGCGTGCCCGAGCACGCGGTCGAGGAGCTGCTGCAGAAGTCGTTCTACCAAGCCGGCTGA
- a CDS encoding 30S ribosomal protein bS22, with translation MGSVIKKRRKRMSKKKHRKMLKRTRVQRRRLGK, from the coding sequence GTGGGTTCTGTCATCAAGAAGCGCCGCAAGCGGATGTCGAAGAAGAAGCACCGCAAGATGCTCAAGCGCACGCGAGTGCAGCGCCGCCGTCTGGGCAAGTGA
- a CDS encoding NAD-dependent epimerase/dehydratase family protein, translating to MAGVVLVTGAATPGVAQAARRIAEAEDVRVVAVDTTLPTDDLGSVKFVRADIRTPVISKVLAVEDVDTVVHADLAPMRSRAGGSATKEINVIGTMQVLAACQRSETVKRVVLASSAAVYGASPRDPAVFTESATARGGTKSGFAKDIVEVEGYTRGFARRRPDVCVTTLRMAQWLSPHFPTVLGTYFSNPVLPVPMGFDARLQLLHPQDALEVIAMAAHEDHPGTFNVAGDGILMLSQAARIMGKPTLPLLPLGFGSVLRRMVHYMGSDVSPGVHRLLTYGRVLDTTALHEIFGYRPRHTTRETFEWYAETARPGLLHAWGITG from the coding sequence ATGGCCGGGGTCGTCCTCGTCACGGGCGCGGCCACGCCGGGCGTGGCTCAGGCCGCCCGGCGCATCGCTGAAGCGGAGGATGTCAGGGTCGTCGCCGTCGACACGACCCTGCCCACCGACGATCTCGGGTCAGTCAAGTTCGTGCGTGCGGACATCCGCACGCCCGTCATCTCCAAGGTGCTCGCCGTCGAGGACGTCGACACCGTCGTCCACGCGGACCTGGCGCCGATGCGCTCACGCGCGGGCGGCAGCGCCACCAAGGAGATCAACGTCATCGGCACGATGCAGGTGCTCGCCGCCTGTCAGCGCTCCGAGACGGTCAAGCGCGTCGTCCTGGCCAGCAGTGCGGCTGTGTACGGCGCGTCCCCGCGCGACCCCGCGGTGTTCACCGAGTCCGCGACGGCGCGCGGAGGCACCAAGTCCGGGTTCGCCAAGGACATCGTCGAGGTCGAGGGCTACACGCGCGGCTTCGCGCGCCGCCGTCCCGACGTCTGCGTGACCACCCTGCGCATGGCGCAGTGGCTGTCGCCGCATTTCCCGACCGTGCTCGGGACGTACTTCTCCAACCCGGTCCTGCCGGTGCCGATGGGCTTCGACGCGCGCCTGCAGCTGCTGCACCCGCAGGACGCCCTCGAGGTCATCGCGATGGCCGCGCACGAGGACCACCCCGGCACCTTCAACGTGGCCGGCGACGGGATCCTCATGCTCAGCCAGGCCGCCCGGATCATGGGCAAGCCCACGCTCCCGCTGCTGCCGCTGGGCTTCGGCTCGGTGCTGCGCCGAATGGTGCACTACATGGGATCCGACGTGTCGCCGGGCGTGCACCGCCTGCTCACGTACGGCCGGGTGCTCGACACCACGGCGCTGCACGAGATCTTCGGCTACCGTCCCCGGCACACGACCCGCGAGACCTTCGAGTGGTACGCCGAGACGGCGCGCCCGGGCCTGCTGCACGCATGGGGGATCACCGGATGA